GAAGTATTACGATCGACCAGTCGATCCTCAGGGAAACAGATATCCTTCCCTACGAGCAGGTGATGATCAGCAACATGAATAACGGCGAGCGCTTCGAGACCTATGTCATCCCGGGCAAGAAGAAAGGCGAGATCTGCCTGAACGGCCCGACTGCCCGCAAGGGAGCTGTCGGCGACAAGGTCATTATTTTTTGCTACAGTTACTTCGACGATGCCAGGGCCAAAGAGATCAAGCCAAAGATCGTTTTCGTCGATGCAAAGAACCGGATCTCAAAGAAGAAGAAAAAGTAAGATTATTTATATTCGCGTGACCTGTGTCCGAAAAAAAAGGCCGCTGAGATCATTCTCAGCGGCCTTTTTTACTTATTGAACGGCTATTTTTGCGAGAGCGTAACGAAGAGGGAAGACCCTCCTCTGAATATGAGAAGCAAGACAGATTCCTCTTTCTTAATTTTGGCGACCACATCCTTATAGCTCTTCACATCAATGACTTTCTTCCGGTTGACCTCCTGGATCACATCTCCCTGCATCAAGGCTCCCGCAGCAATGCTGCTTTCTTCGATGTCACTGACGATGACCCCCCTGATCTTGTCCGGGACCTTCAGTTTCTTTGCGAGTTCGGGATTCATGTCCTGAACACTGACTCCCTTGAGGGCGTTCTGAAAATCACCCGCTTCAAGAGGCTGCGACGCGTCAGCAGGAAGCTCGCCAATGGTTATCGTCATGGTCCTCGCCTTGCCGTCTCTCAAAACCTTTGCCGTATGCTGTTCGCCGGGCAGTGCGTTTGCGACCATATTCCTCAGAATATAGGGCTCTTCGATCTTTTTGCCGTCATACTCAAAAATGATGTCTCCCCTCTGCAGTCCGGCCTTTTCGGCCGGGCCGTCTTCAACAACATCCCCTACGAGCGCACCGACCTCATCCTTCAGGTCGAACTGTTTTGCAAGCTCCGGCGTCACCTTCTGGATCGAAACACCAAGCCACCCTCTTACAACCTTGCCCCTCTTAATAAGACTTTCCATAATGGACTTCACCATATTGCTCGGAATGGCAAAGCCGATCCCCTGGTAACCGCCGCTTGTGCTGTATATAGCGGTATTGATGCCCACAACCTCACCTTTTACGTTGACGAGTGCACCGCCTGAGTTGCCGGGGTTGATAGCTGCGTCTGTCTGGATAAAATCTTCATAGTCAGCTATGCCGACGTTTGCCCTTCCGAGGGCGCTCACAATACCCATAGTTACGGTCTGATTGAGGCCAAAAGGGTTTCCAACGGCAAGGACCACTTCGCCGACCTGCAGTTTGTCTGAGTTGCCCCAAGGAACAATAGGAAGGCCCTTTGCATCGATCTTTATCACGGCTATTTCGGTCTTCAGATCAGAGCCGATGATCTTGCCGATAAATTCCCTTTTATCGGTGAGGGTAACCTTGATCTCATCAGCGTCCTTCACTACATGGGAATTGGTGATGATATATCCGTCCGGGGAGACGATGACACCGGAACCAAGGCCGGATGACTTCTGTTCCCTGGGCTGCTGTCTCTGACGTCCAAACTGGTCACCGAAGAACCTTTTGAAGAAAGGGTCATCAAGAAAGGGGTCCTGTCCGCTGCCAACCTTGACCGTTCTGGTCGTCAGGATATTTACAATGCCTGGTTTAACGGCGGCTGTTACCTCTGCCATTGCCTGTCCTGTTCTGGTAAGAAGATCAACAGACTGCTCTGAGATCTTAGGCCCCTGGGCATCGGACACGGTGACCAGAAACGGCAGTGTTAACAATATGCCGGTTATTAAGACGACCAACGAACGCATTGTTTTATCCAAGAATGATGAGCGAAAGTTCATGACTTCCTCCTGTTTGCCGGCTCATAGCGTTTAACCCGTATCGTCCAGAAAAGTTTCCGACATGTATTGTGTTCCCGGACCGATCTTT
The sequence above is drawn from the Nitrospirota bacterium genome and encodes:
- a CDS encoding aspartate 1-decarboxylase codes for the protein MLRCMLRTKIHMATVTESNLAYEGSITIDQSILRETDILPYEQVMISNMNNGERFETYVIPGKKKGEICLNGPTARKGAVGDKVIIFCYSYFDDARAKEIKPKIVFVDAKNRISKKKKK
- a CDS encoding DegQ family serine endoprotease codes for the protein MRSLVVLITGILLTLPFLVTVSDAQGPKISEQSVDLLTRTGQAMAEVTAAVKPGIVNILTTRTVKVGSGQDPFLDDPFFKRFFGDQFGRQRQQPREQKSSGLGSGVIVSPDGYIITNSHVVKDADEIKVTLTDKREFIGKIIGSDLKTEIAVIKIDAKGLPIVPWGNSDKLQVGEVVLAVGNPFGLNQTVTMGIVSALGRANVGIADYEDFIQTDAAINPGNSGGALVNVKGEVVGINTAIYSTSGGYQGIGFAIPSNMVKSIMESLIKRGKVVRGWLGVSIQKVTPELAKQFDLKDEVGALVGDVVEDGPAEKAGLQRGDIIFEYDGKKIEEPYILRNMVANALPGEQHTAKVLRDGKARTMTITIGELPADASQPLEAGDFQNALKGVSVQDMNPELAKKLKVPDKIRGVIVSDIEESSIAAGALMQGDVIQEVNRKKVIDVKSYKDVVAKIKKEESVLLLIFRGGSSLFVTLSQK